Proteins from one Triticum aestivum cultivar Chinese Spring chromosome 7A, IWGSC CS RefSeq v2.1, whole genome shotgun sequence genomic window:
- the LOC123147499 gene encoding histidine-containing phosphotransfer protein 1-like, which produces MAAAKSNQLSTLVANMFAAGLLDDQFRQLEMLQDEGNPDFVAKVVMLFCEEGERIIGELAKQLDQPCVDYGKVDTFVDQLWGNSLYVGARRVKNTCIQFHECCQEKSSIGCLKALDSVRNDFYDLCSMFIP; this is translated from the exons ATGGCGGCAGCGAAGTCAAACCAACTCAGCACCCTTGTGGCCAACATGTTCGCTGCG GGTTTGCTGGATGATCAGTTCCGGCAACTTGAGATGCTCCAAGACGAGGGCAACCCAGACTTCGTTGCGAAGGTTGTCATGCTTTTCTGCGAGGAGGGTGAGCGTATCATTGGCGAGCTCGCCAAGCAATT GGACCAACCATGTGTGGACTATGGCAAGGTGGACACATTTGTGGATCAACTCTGGGGAAATAGTTTATA TGTTGGTGCTCGGAGAGTGAAGAACACTTGCATTCAGTTCCATGAGTGTTGTCAGGAGAAGAGCAGCATTGG GTGCCTGAAGGCACTGGATTCTGTGAGAAATGATTTCTATGATCTGTGCAGCATGTTCATACCATAG